DNA sequence from the Solea solea chromosome 12, fSolSol10.1, whole genome shotgun sequence genome:
TCAATTCCTGTACAAACTCTGTGTGACTCTGTATTGGTCTTGCATTCATCAACAAACCAGAGTAAAAGTTCATATTTCAACCACAGTTGGTTGGAAAGCATATTTGTACAATTTCTTTAATATACATTCCCCTCAGGGTAATTCTTTCTctacatttaacccatcctaTTGTTGGCTTGCGCTGCATGCCTACATTGAGAAGATAAAAAACCCCTAAActaattaaagctgtagtgcgtaacttgtaaataagaaaatgaattcaaaccattgtcaaatgagttcacacaatgtccACACACTGTGTCTCAGTATTGCTGTTTTTGATGTCTTTATTACTAATTAAGTGTTACTTACTTAAGTGTGTTAAGAGTGTTTttccaataattaaaacaagcatttcagcttcttaaatgtgaatattttctggtttatttgctgaatataacaaagaaatcattaaaactgaacgccttttcaacattttgtttcattttatggaccaaacaagtcgATTAAAACAGATGAATCCCTGTTACCAttaccacactgcacacagtgcAATGGGTTTTATGTCACGACTGACAGGAGGCGGATGCACAACAGCTACGACAGTAAAGTGACACAGCAGAAAATGTTGGAATATGGACCTTGTGTCCTTTCAGAAAGCCTCACGTGAGGAGCAGACGAGCCTGACGTTGGCTGAACATGTCATGAGGCGTGCACGAGAAATGTCCTCATGGTCCTGACTCACGCAGATAGCCTCTCAGCTCCTGTCATGTTTTTACCGCTTGAGAAACTAACCTGATTCAGGAGTTGTGAAACAAGACATGGTCCCATAGTTTTGGTCAGTTTAGTAGGGTTGAACTGGAATGTGACTTAGCTTGAGACAACATAACATGGTGCAGTAAAATTGTTTGACATGCGATTATCAAGGGTACACATTACCAACGCTTGTTAGTCATTCTAAAACAAACACGGGCTTGAGAGAGatgttaatgataatattaCATGAAGATACTGTAGCGCTTAGCTGTTACTCAGTATTGAAACATCTGGATTTCACCGAACTAGAGAAGAATTAGCACGCACATAATTTAGTCCTGGTGATAaaattataaatgtaaatgttctcaTTACataatttgtcattttcaatATCTTTTTGGTCTGGAGGACAGGATCCAAGTTattatttaggtttttttattgtcattttatatTAAGATACAACAAAATGTGGTTGAGCAGCAAGTCTCACTCAGCAGCTTTGAGGATggaaataaatgataattacAAGACAAAGCAAATCATttgataaatatttttttttatttacaacaatATTATAAGCCATGAGAAAACttgtatttctttattcttGAATATTTCACAGGCTTGGACATGTAGAGGTAATaaaagggaagaagaagacTTTTCTTTCCTAGGAGTAAAATAATGCTTAAACTCATCACTGTCATGTCTCTGTCGAGGCTGATTGACTACCTTAAGcttgttgtttctcatgttgatgcatttttctgtgacgtaTTCAGTGCTGATGTCTTAGGGATGGACCTCTTGCACTAATGTAACATAAACATggcatatattatatatattaattccagtgtgtaattgttttttttttgtattcctaGATCTGGGCCTGTGTCAGCGTGCCACCATATTGAAAGTTCCTACATGAAGAACAGCCACTCCATGCAGACTCTCGTTGACCCAGTGTTTTAAAGCAAGATGCCATTATTCGACGGAACGATAACACCTACAGTTCCGCCAAAACCACAAAATATGCAAGATTTCTTGCATAAGCAGGCACTGCAGTACAGCGGGGTATATTTTGCTTATGACCCTAGAAGAAGGGAAGGAGCAGGTTTCCCTGTGCTGGATGGCCGGAATCCTGCGAGTCACCTATCTGGTATGGAGGGACACAACCACATATTTTACAGGCAAGAAAAGAATTCTCCAGAAGAAGAACATTCTCATTCTTCCGTCTGTCATGCTCCAGTAAAACAGGGGTTTGCCTTGTACACTAAAAGTCCTGGGAGCAGTAACGCCACAGCTTCCGCATCAGTGACTGTTGGAGAACCAAAAACTGGAGGTGAGAATTTACCTCCTCCGTCTGAAAACTCCATCTACCTTGCCGTTCCTAAGCCAGTTTATGGACACAGTCCTTGCTGTAATGAAGTGGGCTGTGTGATGGGACGATACAGTGTGGAGCATGGCTCGCTGAGGATACCGAAAAATGTCTACCAGCACGACTGGATGCAGAGTGATGGTCATTACACTGAAAGGCAACCCATTGAGAGAAAGACGCAGGACacgctgctgcagcagagaggttTACAGTATGAGCACAGTGCTGAACCACTCAAGAGGATCAGTGTGGAAACATACAGTCCGAGTCCGACTAGGACTTTGCCTGCTATGATTGACCCAAACTACAGCGGTTACCCTTGCACCCCAACTCGCACACTGTTAAATTCTTTAAGTGAGCGCAGCCAGCGGTTACAGGCCTCCCCCAGAAGCTACCCCAGTTTATACCCCTCCCATCCTACATATGAGCATATGACCTCAGAGGTTTATCAGGAGCGTTCTCCCATGTCCAAATATGGCCAGCTAACACAGTACCCAGTGTTTTACTACCCCCAGGCAAACGAGGAGCCACAGAACAGCACACAGTGTAAAAGCATTGGCAGTAAGCAGAGAGAAGATGTCCCTGTTATACTTAAACACACAATCTCAAACCCCCGGGAACATTACATAGTGCCTCAGTCACTTCATGGAGAAATTCCTTTGCCTCGATCTGAAACCTTGCCAAATCATTCCTTCTTGCAAGGCTTCGACTATCCATGCTACGCGGTCCCTAGAATTAATTTAAATGCAAGCCAAATCAGAGTGCCCCTTACTAAGCAGCATCCATTTCCCAGTTTTCACAGTAATGGCATAAATGTTTCCCCATCTAGTCAACATCGGGACCATCCCTTGACGTCTGCGGTCAATCTACATAAGGACAAGCCCAACACCAGCCTGCATGTTGAGCAGCCCAATCCCTCCTCACCATTCCTCTGCAGGAATCTGTCCAGTTCAACCAGATGTACAAACCACCCCGGCGTCTCACCaccaaacataaaaacaagtcGCTTTTTTCCTTCAATCTCCAGTCTGCTCGTAGACCAGCACGTCTGTCCACCAGGTGGTTTGAACATGAACAGACTGATGGACTATCCCCCCTGTGAATCCCACGTGCCATGGCCAGAACAGCCAAAATATCTTCCTGTTTCCCCGGGAGCATGGCTGCCCCGACCTCCCAGTCAGAGTTCAGATCGCATCCACACAGCTGTGAGTAACGGtgcaaatgtcagaaaaataatTTATTCCCCTGCTGTCCCACaaggaaataacaacaatagtCCTATATCCACTTCAGGCACCACTGTTATTAAAGGGTGTTTGAAGAGAAGTGTTTCTCATCCATCACCAcctatcaaaataaaagaagagagtAGGGATTTTTGTGAAGTGGACTCGAAGAAACGACAAAAGCTGGAAGTGATGGAGAAggtcaaagtagaaaataacgCTGCTAAACATCCTATGCCAGTTATTGACAGTGTCTTTAGTTTGGCACAGTACCAAACATACCTGCAAGGCACCAGAATTATATCTGCAGGCCAAGTCCCTCAGAGTACTGGTCAGTCCTCTGAGGATGGTGAAGTCAAAATCAAACCAGAAGTCAAACTGAAAATGCCAGATCGAGATGAAGAGCAGCCTGTTGTCTCTGTAGTTCCCCACGAAACGTGCCCAGATACTCCAATAGAGCAGCCTGTTGTAGAAATCCCTAAACACAAGAATATCAAACTGGAAAAAGTAGATTCGACAGACGCAGATGACGCTGCAGACTCTCTTGTGAGTCAGCAGGAGTACAGTAAAGTCATCATCAAACAAGAGCCCGAAGAGGCTGATTTATATGATGGTGAACACATGCtggtgatagaaaaatgtgaaGCAGATGAGCCTGAATACAAAGCCTCTTATACAGATGAAAAAAAGACTTCAGATGAGGCTAAACCTGTTGAGTTGACCACACCGATGCACTCGTCTTCTGACACATACACACCGCATGAGCAGGCGGCCACCCTTCAATCCACACCCAGTACTCCAATGCAAGTATCTGAGAGCAACGTAGATTTCAAAAACGTTCCTCCCCAGTACTTAAAACTGACCGCGGTCAGAATCCTTCTCCCTGACATTAAATATTCCAGTCCAGCTCCTCCACCAGAGAAGTCACCAGTGCAGCCAACAGCCGATGGCGCACCAAAACTAGAGCTCCAAACGCCGGCCCGCAAGCACTTCCTCGAGTTGCACAATTCCCTGTGCAAGCTAGTGTCTAAATCTGTGTCGGCCTCTTCAGAGCAGGAGCTGAAAGCCTGGTTGTCTCAGTTGCAACTGACTGATCCTACATCTCCGTCAACCAAAGTCCAGAAGGTGTCATGTTTGCTGGGGGTAAACGCCAGAGAAAAGTGGCTCAATGAGGAGATGACGACGGCCCTTCATAAGGTCCTCGAGAGGCTGCGAGAGTACACCAGCCAGAAGCGCTGTCCTTTCCCACACGTCATGAGAGCGGGAGCCGTGTTTCTCCCCATGCTGGTGATGAAGGAGCTGCTGTTTCCGGTGGTCCAGGGCACTTTCATCGACCAGGTCCTGCACGAGCACAAAGTGGAGCTGCGTCCCACGACGCTGTCCGAAGAGAAGATCCTCATCCAGCTTCACAAGCGGGCCTGTTCCTCCCGGCTCAGGAGACTGATGTCCCTCAAACACTTGCCCGATATCTACGCCGACGTGGTCAACCTTTTGTATCACGCCTGCGTTTGCAAACATCTCGGTGAGTGCACGTTCATTTCAGAGTGACGGAGGTGATGCGATGACTTGTGCGTTGAATGTTGTCCTTGCAAAGGAAGGAAGACACTGACGTTGCAGCGATCGAACATTATTTCTTTTGAATATTGATGACAGTTTTCTGAAATGACGTTGCCGTGTGACAGTGCCATGGCATTGTGTCTCTCTAGGTACTGTCACCACACAAATTAGATGTGTTACCAGCAATGGTTGTGCTAATTACCCCTCGTGGGACATAGAGGACACAGTGAAGCAAACAAATGTTCTTCAAGAGACAGGAAATGGATGGATAATTTAGGGTCACTCTGAACATCCCTGCTGTTTCTAGTGCAAAATAAGCACAGTTTAATTGgtaaaaatctaaatgtaaGTCAGTGAGAAGTGTTATTTATGATGGATAA
Encoded proteins:
- the c12h15orf39 gene encoding uncharacterized protein C15orf39 homolog isoform X2, which translates into the protein MPLFDGTITPTVPPKPQNMQDFLHKQALQYSGVYFAYDPRRREGAGFPVLDGRNPASHLSGMEGHNHIFYRQEKNSPEEEHSHSSVCHAPVKQGFALYTKSPGSSNATASASVTVGEPKTGGENLPPPSENSIYLAVPKPVYGHSPCCNEVGCVMGRYSVEHGSLRIPKNVYQHDWMQSDGHYTERQPIERKTQDTLLQQRGLQYEHSAEPLKRISVETYSPSPTRTLPAMIDPNYSGYPCTPTRTLLNSLSERSQRLQASPRSYPSLYPSHPTYEHMTSEVYQERSPMSKYGQLTQYPVFYYPQANEEPQNSTQCKSIGSKQREDVPVILKHTISNPREHYIVPQSLHGEIPLPRSETLPNHSFLQGFDYPCYAVPRINLNASQIRVPLTKQHPFPSFHSNGINVSPSSQHRDHPLTSAVNLHKDKPNTSLHVEQPNPSSPFLCRNLSSSTRCTNHPGVSPPNIKTSRFFPSISSLLVDQHVCPPGGLNMNRLMDYPPCESHVPWPEQPKYLPVSPGAWLPRPPSQSSDRIHTAVSNGANVRKIIYSPAVPQGNNNNSPISTSGTTVIKGCLKRSVSHPSPPIKIKEESRDFCEVDSKKRQKLEVMEKVKVENNAAKHPMPVIDSVFSLAQYQTYLQGTRIISAGQVPQSTGQSSEDGEVKIKPEVKLKMPDRDEEQPVVSVVPHETCPDTPIEQPVVEIPKHKNIKLEKVDSTDADDAADSLVSQQEYSKVIIKQEPEEADLYDGEHMLVIEKCEADEPEYKASYTDEKKTSDEAKPVELTTPMHSSSDTYTPHEQAATLQSTPSTPMQVSESNVDFKNVPPQYLKLTAVRILLPDIKYSSPAPPPEKSPVQPTADGAPKLELQTPARKHFLELHNSLCKLVSKSVSASSEQELKAWLSQLQLTDPTSPSTKVQKVSCLLGVNAREKWLNEEMTTALHKVLERLREYTSQKRCPFPHVMRAGAVFLPMLVMKELLFPVVQGTFIDQVLHEHKVELRPTTLSEEKILIQLHKRACSSRLRRLMSLKHLPDIYADVVNLLYHACVCKHLEPTSPDVQKRVQVYLFFYVVPQSHYSLLFFPLIRKQKSLFVLIFSFESQNKLHDYIYASWVLGCRKIEKAGCWITVLEEGSDSWQHTGIRLLKQLNVRVCLKDNDGEI
- the c12h15orf39 gene encoding uncharacterized protein C15orf39 homolog isoform X1 produces the protein MPLFDGTITPTVPPKPQNMQDFLHKQALQYSGVYFAYDPRRREGAGFPVLDGRNPASHLSGMEGHNHIFYRQEKNSPEEEHSHSSVCHAPVKQGFALYTKSPGSSNATASASVTVGEPKTGGENLPPPSENSIYLAVPKPVYGHSPCCNEVGCVMGRYSVEHGSLRIPKNVYQHDWMQSDGHYTERQPIERKTQDTLLQQRGLQYEHSAEPLKRISVETYSPSPTRTLPAMIDPNYSGYPCTPTRTLLNSLSERSQRLQASPRSYPSLYPSHPTYEHMTSEVYQERSPMSKYGQLTQYPVFYYPQANEEPQNSTQCKSIGSKQREDVPVILKHTISNPREHYIVPQSLHGEIPLPRSETLPNHSFLQGFDYPCYAVPRINLNASQIRVPLTKQHPFPSFHSNGINVSPSSQHRDHPLTSAVNLHKDKPNTSLHVEQPNPSSPFLCRNLSSSTRCTNHPGVSPPNIKTSRFFPSISSLLVDQHVCPPGGLNMNRLMDYPPCESHVPWPEQPKYLPVSPGAWLPRPPSQSSDRIHTAVSNGANVRKIIYSPAVPQGNNNNSPISTSGTTVIKGCLKRSVSHPSPPIKIKEESRDFCEVDSKKRQKLEVMEKVKVENNAAKHPMPVIDSVFSLAQYQTYLQGTRIISAGQVPQSTGQSSEDGEVKIKPEVKLKMPDRDEEQPVVSVVPHETCPDTPIEQPVVEIPKHKNIKLEKVDSTDADDAADSLVSQQEYSKVIIKQEPEEADLYDGEHMLVIEKCEADEPEYKASYTDEKKTSDEAKPVELTTPMHSSSDTYTPHEQAATLQSTPSTPMQVSESNVDFKNVPPQYLKLTAVRILLPDIKYSSPAPPPEKSPVQPTADGAPKLELQTPARKHFLELHNSLCKLVSKSVSASSEQELKAWLSQLQLTDPTSPSTKVQKVSCLLGVNAREKWLNEEMTTALHKVLERLREYTSQKRCPFPHVMRAGAVFLPMLVMKELLFPVVQGTFIDQVLHEHKVELRPTTLSEEKILIQLHKRACSSRLRRLMSLKHLPDIYADVVNLLYHACVCKHLGLEVDDPAKGEDNVSEETPVFSKFSASPVSPPESHPQKPPKDQETKSHLNRKRTKSRVKSSSRRMFLDSTLSDEEAAAGDMEKNSVFSGFCRTNLSDQSADGENRGNNSLDSELDSSLVPQSPTPDNSWTCPLTLDQLSPSPSDTVTEDLSTLQPGIRSSGSASSPVDSKNCSGMILKLRKMFGSTLHKRAHYQAVSYSGTYVDPSVSKTGDGEEGVSNKSNLCRMPKANHRWQRTGSISHTLRPLNPSKGTCRPHSKIKYCPYLSACHSAEHRRRWVLRSAVQRARKAIRIHYPDLVGKRIRHLYEEDDKSEVWYSGEVVRIHEANTNPLKTIFEVRYDSEPEWKYYLELLIDYKKGWLKVED
- the c12h15orf39 gene encoding uncharacterized protein C15orf39 homolog isoform X3, giving the protein MPLFDGTITPTVPPKPQNMQDFLHKQALQYSGVYFAYDPRRREGAGFPVLDGRNPASHLSGMEGHNHIFYRQEKNSPEEEHSHSSVCHAPVKQGFALYTKSPGSSNATASASVTVGEPKTGGENLPPPSENSIYLAVPKPVYGHSPCCNEVGCVMGRYSVEHGSLRIPKNVYQHDWMQSDGHYTERQPIERKTQDTLLQQRGLQYEHSAEPLKRISVETYSPSPTRTLPAMIDPNYSGYPCTPTRTLLNSLSERSQRLQASPRSYPSLYPSHPTYEHMTSEVYQERSPMSKYGQLTQYPVFYYPQANEEPQNSTQCKSIGSKQREDVPVILKHTISNPREHYIVPQSLHGEIPLPRSETLPNHSFLQGFDYPCYAVPRINLNASQIRVPLTKQHPFPSFHSNGINVSPSSQHRDHPLTSAVNLHKDKPNTSLHVEQPNPSSPFLCRNLSSSTRCTNHPGVSPPNIKTSRFFPSISSLLVDQHVCPPGGLNMNRLMDYPPCESHVPWPEQPKYLPVSPGAWLPRPPSQSSDRIHTAVSNGANVRKIIYSPAVPQGNNNNSPISTSGTTVIKGCLKRSVSHPSPPIKIKEESRDFCEVDSKKRQKLEVMEKVKVENNAAKHPMPVIDSVFSLAQYQTYLQGTRIISAGQVPQSTGQSSEDGEVKIKPEVKLKMPDRDEEQPVVSVVPHETCPDTPIEQPVVEIPKHKNIKLEKVDSTDADDAADSLVSQQEYSKVIIKQEPEEADLYDGEHMLVIEKCEADEPEYKASYTDEKKTSDEAKPVELTTPMHSSSDTYTPHEQAATLQSTPSTPMQVSESNVDFKNVPPQYLKLTAVRILLPDIKYSSPAPPPEKSPVQPTADGAPKLELQTPARKHFLELHNSLCKLVSKSVSASSEQELKAWLSQLQLTDPTSPSTKVQKVSCLLGVNAREKWLNEEMTTALHKVLERLREYTSQKRCPFPHVMRAGAVFLPMLVMKELLFPVVQGTFIDQVLHEHKVELRPTTLSEEKILIQLHKRACSSRLRRLMSLKHLPDIYADVVNLLYHACVCKHLEPTSPDVQKRVQD